One genomic region from Anopheles bellator chromosome 2, idAnoBellAS_SP24_06.2, whole genome shotgun sequence encodes:
- the LOC131210634 gene encoding lipopolysaccharide-induced tumor necrosis factor-alpha factor homolog, with product MTTVIVSPAVGPESTQLVCPTCQALVRTATEHRANTRTHIYALLLCLFLCWPCICLPYCCGSCRDTVHRCPRCKAYIGVYQR from the exons ATGA CCACCGTTATCGTATCGCCAGCCGTCGGTCCTGAGTCGACCCAGCTTGTCTGTCCCACCTGCCAGGCGCTGGTGCGTACGGCGACGGAACATCGGGCCAACACCCGGACACACATCTACGCTCTGCTGCTGTGCCTGTTCCTGTGCTGGCCATGCATTTGCCTGCCGTACTGCTGCGGCTCTTGCCGTGATACCGTCCATCGGTGTCCTCGTTGCAAGGCGTACATCGGCGTTTACCAGCGATAA
- the LOC131210272 gene encoding lipopolysaccharide-induced tumor necrosis factor-alpha factor homolog isoform X1: protein MEPAKSELPSYEQIDHGVPGAYPHHSPPTVVVTDPIKSQEPPLLQSTVIVTSPQVGPDPTTIICPSCRATVVTRLEYETTTKTHLCAGLLCLFLCWPCAFIPYCSTACRDANHYCPNCGSFIGSYRK, encoded by the exons ATGG AACCCGCGAAGTCCGAACTGCCGTCCTATGAACAGATCGATCACGGCGTGCCGGGGGCCTATCCTCATCATTCGCCACCAACGGTGGTCGTCACAGATCCGATCAAGTCACAGGAACCGCCCTTGTTGC AGTCGACGGTGATTGTGACGAGCCCACAGGTGGGTCCGGATCCGACGACCATCATCTGCCCGTCGTGCCGGGCCACGGTTGTTACGCGGTTGGAGTACGAGACCACCACGAAGACGCATCTGTGTGCGGGGCTGCTGTGCCTGTTCCTGTGCTGGCCCTGCGCCTTCATTCCGTACTGCTCGACGGCGTGCCGAGATGCGAACCATTACTGCCCGAACTGTGGCTCCTTCATCGGCTCCTACCGGAAGTAA
- the LOC131208163 gene encoding uncharacterized protein LOC131208163 yields the protein MSLIATCTLCQSNLSCDRSNTAILIQHLQSMHCPEPTIVELAEKSTQTTPSDSKPIAEWRPAESPVKCPQCGGRYFPTVRLVTSRVSRNAIGAYCLLCCWPLCFLSCIFNRPTKQHLHCSNCNAFLGLYEDCKKSRRITTAQLSNLRRNQRN from the exons ATGAGCCTAATTGCAACGTGTACCCTCTGCCAAAGCAACCTATCGTGTGATCGTTCAAACACCGCCATATTGATACAGCACCTTCAGAGCATGCACTGTCCCGAGCCTACAATTGTGGAGCTGGCCGAAAAGTCTACCCAAACAACGCCTTCGGATTCGAAGCCAA TCGCTGAATGGCGCCCGGCAGAGTCCCCGGTGAAATGTCCCCAGTGCGGCGGACGATACTTTCCGACCGTCCGCCTCGTCACCAGCCGGGTTTCAAGGAATGCCATCGGTGCCTACTGCTTGCTATGCTGCTGGCCATTATGCTTTCTGTCGTGCATTTTCAACAGACCCACCAAACAGCATCTACATTGTTCGAACTGCAACGCATTCCTCGGATTGTACGAAGATTGTAAAAAGTCGCGAAGGATAACGACCGCTCAGCTGTCGAATTTGAGGCGAAACCAAAGAAATTGA
- the LOC131210515 gene encoding lipopolysaccharide-induced tumor necrosis factor-alpha factor homolog, translating to MTTVIITNPQVGPDPVTITCPSCRATVRTKVKHRSNTSTHACAFLLWIFWWPCLLVPYCCGCCKNANHYCPNCKAFIGSYKN from the exons ATGA CTACCGTGATCATCACAAACCCGCAGGTCGGCCCCGACCCCGTCACGATCACCTGCCCATCCTGCCGTGCCACTGTCCGGACCAAGGTAAAGCACCGCTCCAACACGTCCACTCACGCGTGCGCGTTTCTGCTGTGGATCTTCTGGTGGCCGTGCCTCCTGGTGCCGTACTGCTGCGGTTGTTGTAAAAATGCCAATCACTACTGTCCCAACTGCAAAGCCTTCATCGGAAGCTACAAGAACTAG
- the LOC131210272 gene encoding lipopolysaccharide-induced tumor necrosis factor-alpha factor homolog isoform X2 codes for MESTVIVTSPQVGPDPTTIICPSCRATVVTRLEYETTTKTHLCAGLLCLFLCWPCAFIPYCSTACRDANHYCPNCGSFIGSYRK; via the exons ATGG AGTCGACGGTGATTGTGACGAGCCCACAGGTGGGTCCGGATCCGACGACCATCATCTGCCCGTCGTGCCGGGCCACGGTTGTTACGCGGTTGGAGTACGAGACCACCACGAAGACGCATCTGTGTGCGGGGCTGCTGTGCCTGTTCCTGTGCTGGCCCTGCGCCTTCATTCCGTACTGCTCGACGGCGTGCCGAGATGCGAACCATTACTGCCCGAACTGTGGCTCCTTCATCGGCTCCTACCGGAAGTAA
- the LOC131209414 gene encoding lipopolysaccharide-induced tumor necrosis factor-alpha factor homolog: MNSSGKGPGGPDQVQPLNQPPYPTAQTGAYMPNVPGTNTYPHPPAEAPSYMHPPPPPPYDANSNVISSPQQTSTTYVQVVSRPQVGPDPASMVCPSCTKHVITRLDYETSTKTHIAAGLLCLFICWPCFWIPYVIDSCKNANHYCPNCGAYIGTYRG; encoded by the exons ATGAACAGCAGTGGCAAAGGACCGGGGGGTCCGGACCAGGTGCAACCGCTCAACCAACCGCCGTACCCCACCGCACAGACCGGTGCCTACATGCCGAATGTGCCGGGGACGAACACATACCCACACCCACCGGCAGAAGCACCCAGCTACATGCACccaccgcctccaccaccgtACGATGCCAACTCCAACGTGATCTCGTCCCCGCAGCAAACGTCCACCACCTACGTGCAAG tGGTCAGCAGGCCCCAGGTTGGACCGGATCCGGCCTCGATGGTCTGCCCGTCCTGCACCAAGCACGTCATCACCCGGCTAGACTACGAAACGTCCACCAAGACACACATCGCCGCCGGCTTGCTGTGTCTGTTCAT CTGCTGGCCATGCTTCTGGATTCCGTACGTGATCGATTCGTGCAAAAATGCCAATCACTACTGCCCGAACTGTGGCGCGTACATCGGAACGTACCGCGGCTAA